The following proteins are co-located in the Paludibaculum fermentans genome:
- the pyk gene encoding pyruvate kinase translates to MTNTKIVATLGPACSSPEMIRKLIQAGVDVFRLNASHGTVEQRHEAVLEIRKASEELKLNTGILLDLQGPKIRIGTFEGGSAVLLPGAEFVITTEDVIGNTEGASTTYKDFARDVKSGDRVLLADGALELIVIDCDGIRARCRVVRGGVIKDKKGINLPGVQLSTPSMTRRDMENMLAGLSVGVDLVALSFVRRSSDVLRLRLFLEEKGSNLPIIAKIEKPEAVENIKDILSESDGVMVARGDLGVECPMEKVPFIQKSIIESARRAGKFVITATQMLESMIENPFPTRAEVSDVANAIYDGTDAVMLSGETSVGKYPVEAVSMMDRTAAQAEESTRKYGFRELPTREYVTHAEIVSDSAYHAAKMAGAQAIVVFSSSGSSARHVARFRPPVPIFVFTQTQQVARSLSVVFGISAIVAPHTTSTDEMMAQMDRVLVEKGLLKPRDSVVFVAGMPIGRPGSTNMMKLHRVGEIG, encoded by the coding sequence ATGACCAACACCAAGATCGTTGCCACACTGGGACCGGCCTGCAGCTCTCCGGAGATGATCCGCAAGCTCATTCAGGCCGGCGTAGACGTTTTCCGCCTGAATGCTTCCCACGGCACCGTGGAACAGCGCCACGAAGCCGTCCTGGAAATCCGCAAAGCCTCCGAAGAGCTCAAGCTCAATACAGGCATCCTGCTCGACCTGCAAGGCCCCAAGATCCGGATCGGGACCTTTGAAGGCGGCTCAGCCGTGCTCCTGCCCGGCGCCGAATTCGTCATCACGACCGAAGACGTCATCGGTAATACTGAAGGCGCTTCCACCACTTACAAGGACTTTGCCCGCGACGTAAAGAGCGGCGACCGCGTCCTGCTGGCCGATGGAGCCCTGGAACTCATCGTGATCGACTGCGACGGCATCCGCGCCCGCTGCCGCGTCGTCCGCGGCGGCGTCATCAAGGACAAGAAGGGCATCAACCTGCCCGGCGTCCAGTTGTCCACCCCCTCCATGACCCGCCGCGACATGGAAAACATGCTCGCCGGCCTCTCAGTGGGCGTCGACCTCGTCGCCCTCAGCTTTGTGCGCCGGTCCAGCGACGTGTTGCGCCTGCGCCTGTTCCTTGAGGAGAAGGGCTCGAATCTGCCCATCATCGCCAAGATTGAGAAGCCCGAGGCTGTCGAGAACATCAAGGACATCCTCAGCGAGAGCGACGGCGTCATGGTGGCGCGCGGCGACCTGGGCGTGGAATGCCCCATGGAGAAGGTCCCCTTCATCCAGAAGTCGATCATTGAATCCGCCCGCCGCGCCGGCAAGTTCGTCATCACGGCTACGCAGATGCTGGAATCGATGATCGAGAATCCGTTCCCGACCCGCGCCGAAGTCAGCGACGTCGCCAACGCGATCTACGACGGCACCGACGCGGTCATGCTCTCCGGTGAGACCTCCGTCGGCAAGTATCCGGTGGAAGCCGTCAGCATGATGGACCGCACGGCCGCCCAGGCTGAAGAGTCTACGCGCAAGTACGGTTTCCGCGAACTGCCCACCCGCGAGTACGTCACCCACGCCGAGATCGTCTCCGATTCCGCCTATCACGCCGCCAAGATGGCCGGCGCGCAAGCCATCGTGGTTTTCAGCTCCTCCGGTTCCAGCGCCCGTCACGTCGCGCGCTTCCGCCCGCCGGTGCCGATCTTCGTCTTCACGCAGACGCAGCAGGTGGCGCGTTCCCTGTCCGTCGTCTTCGGCATCAGTGCGATCGTCGCGCCTCACACCACGTCGACAGACGAAATGATGGCGCAGATGGACCGCGTGCTGGTCGAGAAAGGGCTGCTGAAGCCCCGCGACAGTGTGGTCTTCGTGGCCGGCATGCCCATCGGCCGCCCGGGCAGCACCAACATGATGAAGCTCCACCGCGTCGGCGAAATCGGCTGA
- a CDS encoding c-type cytochrome, protein MKKVLLYVVIALVVIVGGGYAALVLKKPAMNPPSALKVEATAERLQRGKYVFEYVADCGGCHSERNWDKFAAPVYDGRAGVGFVFPPELGFPGKVVAPNLTPDAETGLGSWSDGEKLRAIREGVSKDGRALFAFMPYTHFRKMSDEDANSVVAYMNSLPPVKNRLPRTELNFPVNLMIKFAPQPVTTQVPVPDHSNRLKYGEYLVEMGGCTECHSQLEKGKAIEGKEFAGGHEFNLAGKLVRSANITPDEESGLGKWSEQRFVDKFKGFANMTYDNAPRMNQSNFTVMPWLPMSQIPEEDLRAIYTYLRTLKPVHNPVEVHPPLAPPAQ, encoded by the coding sequence GTGAAGAAAGTTCTGCTTTACGTTGTCATCGCCCTTGTGGTGATCGTGGGCGGCGGGTATGCCGCCCTGGTGCTCAAGAAGCCGGCCATGAATCCGCCTTCCGCGCTCAAGGTGGAAGCCACGGCGGAGCGCCTGCAGCGCGGCAAATACGTCTTCGAGTACGTGGCGGACTGCGGCGGGTGCCACAGCGAACGCAACTGGGACAAGTTCGCCGCGCCGGTCTACGACGGCCGTGCCGGCGTTGGGTTCGTGTTCCCACCCGAACTCGGTTTTCCCGGCAAAGTGGTGGCCCCCAACCTGACACCCGATGCCGAAACCGGCCTCGGTTCCTGGAGCGACGGGGAGAAGCTGCGCGCGATTCGGGAAGGCGTCTCCAAGGATGGGCGCGCCTTGTTTGCCTTCATGCCGTACACGCATTTCCGCAAGATGAGCGACGAGGATGCCAACTCGGTGGTGGCCTACATGAACTCGCTGCCACCGGTGAAAAACCGCCTGCCCCGGACGGAGCTCAACTTCCCTGTCAACCTGATGATCAAGTTCGCGCCGCAGCCGGTGACCACTCAGGTGCCCGTACCCGATCATTCGAACCGCCTGAAATACGGAGAATATCTGGTCGAGATGGGCGGCTGTACCGAATGCCACAGCCAGTTGGAGAAGGGCAAAGCCATCGAAGGCAAGGAGTTCGCCGGCGGCCACGAATTCAACCTCGCGGGCAAGTTGGTACGTTCGGCCAACATCACGCCGGACGAAGAGTCGGGCCTGGGCAAGTGGAGCGAGCAGCGTTTCGTGGACAAGTTCAAGGGCTTTGCGAACATGACGTACGACAACGCTCCCCGGATGAACCAGAGCAATTTCACGGTGATGCCGTGGCTGCCGATGTCGCAGATCCCGGAAGAAGACCTGCGGGCGATCTACACCTATCTGCGCACCCTCAAGCCGGTGCACAACCCGGTGGAAGTCCACCCGCCACTCGCTCCTCCGGCGCAGTAA
- a CDS encoding choice-of-anchor V domain-containing protein — translation MGRRAIQLLVCSAMLGASLWAEVNGAPMFTTNAPGDGICTDCHGGNINTGAGKLTVAMVDAATWTPGQQVRLRVTLADPQARRWGFNVTARLSSDPNSGAGTFALADTTNTRLNNGGGGIQFVTHTLVGTKLGTTGSSTWELLWTPPDSASAGEVTFYAAGNAANGNNQPDTGDKIYTTTLAVSPAASNPTTPAPTVNRIVPRFVFGENWSSKLYLYNTTDSAAKILVFFTGNDGTPSSGVPGGAAPTVDLAAHGSAVIEAPAGGALTEGYASLVLPDGVSGYAVLTKSPPDQPAMETVLNFSSPGVKSSTLAWDDTTLTTQLSLSNPGSENTTVRLTLADPGGQAVASSSIALPAKTKLEVNLKDIPEFTAATGNRGTVVLTVESGSFSVAGFRVGTTSFSAIPSTDK, via the coding sequence ATGGGCCGCAGGGCAATTCAGTTATTAGTGTGTTCGGCGATGCTGGGTGCGTCGCTGTGGGCCGAGGTGAACGGGGCGCCGATGTTCACGACGAACGCGCCGGGGGACGGCATCTGTACGGATTGCCATGGTGGGAACATCAATACGGGCGCCGGCAAGCTGACCGTGGCGATGGTGGATGCCGCAACCTGGACACCGGGACAGCAGGTACGGCTACGGGTCACGCTAGCCGATCCGCAGGCGCGGCGCTGGGGCTTCAACGTCACGGCGCGCCTGAGCTCGGATCCGAACTCCGGGGCTGGGACATTCGCGCTGGCCGACACGACGAATACCAGGCTGAACAACGGCGGCGGGGGCATCCAGTTTGTGACGCACACCCTGGTGGGTACCAAGCTGGGGACCACTGGTTCGTCCACGTGGGAACTGCTGTGGACTCCACCAGACAGCGCATCCGCCGGGGAAGTGACCTTCTACGCGGCCGGCAACGCGGCCAACGGAAACAACCAGCCCGATACGGGCGACAAGATCTATACGACGACGCTCGCGGTCTCGCCAGCGGCCAGCAACCCAACGACGCCCGCGCCGACGGTGAACCGCATTGTGCCCAGGTTTGTGTTCGGAGAGAACTGGTCCTCGAAGCTGTATCTGTATAACACCACGGACTCGGCGGCGAAGATTCTTGTTTTCTTTACGGGCAACGATGGTACGCCCTCCAGCGGGGTGCCTGGAGGCGCCGCGCCCACAGTGGACCTGGCGGCGCACGGCAGCGCGGTGATCGAAGCGCCCGCCGGCGGCGCGCTGACCGAAGGCTATGCCTCGCTTGTGCTGCCGGACGGTGTGTCCGGCTATGCCGTTCTCACGAAGTCTCCGCCGGACCAGCCGGCGATGGAAACTGTACTCAATTTCTCCTCGCCCGGCGTCAAAAGCAGTACGCTGGCGTGGGACGATACGACGCTCACGACTCAGCTTTCGCTCAGCAACCCCGGGTCAGAAAACACCACAGTGCGTTTGACCCTGGCGGATCCTGGCGGTCAAGCCGTGGCTAGTTCCAGCATCGCTCTGCCCGCCAAAACTAAACTGGAAGTAAACCTGAAGGACATACCGGAGTTCACGGCCGCCACGGGCAATCGTGGGACGGTTGTACTCACGGTGGAGTCCGGCAGTTTCTCGGTGGCGGGTTTCCGCGTTGGAACTACGTCGTTCAGTGCGATTCCCTCAACCGATAAGTAA
- a CDS encoding acyltransferase family protein → MPEPLSARRIPELDGVRGLAILLVLAVHFGLTANPPEPLYSLLRLGWSGVDLFFVLSGFLITGILLDTAGSPNYFRAFYARRALRIFPLYYIYIAAFFFAVLPLAHALNRPVPPGPAQGWYWLYLSNWRSALGPDYAFLSHLWSLSIEEQFYLAWPPLVLWLGRRRLPWLCGLLIAAAPLLRFAWRVHPYSPEFLYRLTPFRVDTLAWGALLAVIVRNEAGLQRLLRWAPPLAGAAAAGLTAIFVVFGTKNSQPVVAVAGYTLFGILYLFVVLAGFRGWRPLRSTLLRTFGKYSYGVYVLHFPLVGYFYLAMEPAARVIGAVPAAFVGFLLGSAIALGLARLSWLLLEQRFLAWKDRFQA, encoded by the coding sequence GTGCCCGAGCCGTTGTCAGCCCGCCGCATCCCCGAACTCGATGGTGTGCGCGGGCTGGCCATCCTGTTGGTGCTGGCCGTCCACTTCGGCCTCACCGCCAATCCGCCGGAGCCGCTCTATTCCCTGCTGCGCCTGGGCTGGAGCGGCGTCGACCTCTTCTTCGTCCTCTCCGGCTTCCTCATCACCGGAATCCTGCTGGATACCGCCGGATCGCCCAACTACTTCCGCGCCTTCTACGCCCGCCGCGCGCTGCGCATCTTCCCCCTCTACTACATCTACATTGCGGCGTTCTTCTTCGCGGTCCTGCCCCTGGCCCATGCGCTGAACCGCCCCGTGCCGCCCGGCCCGGCCCAGGGCTGGTACTGGCTTTACCTTTCGAACTGGCGCAGCGCCCTCGGCCCAGACTATGCCTTCCTCAGCCACCTCTGGTCCCTTTCCATTGAGGAGCAGTTCTACCTCGCCTGGCCGCCGCTGGTGCTCTGGCTGGGCCGGCGCCGCCTGCCGTGGCTCTGCGGACTCCTGATCGCCGCCGCGCCCCTGTTGCGCTTCGCCTGGCGCGTCCATCCTTACTCGCCCGAGTTCCTCTATCGACTCACGCCATTCCGCGTCGACACCCTCGCCTGGGGCGCGCTGCTGGCCGTGATCGTCAGGAACGAAGCGGGACTCCAACGGCTCCTCCGCTGGGCACCACCCCTAGCCGGAGCGGCAGCGGCCGGCCTCACGGCAATCTTCGTCGTCTTCGGGACGAAGAACTCGCAACCCGTCGTGGCGGTCGCGGGCTACACTCTCTTTGGAATTCTGTACTTATTCGTAGTTCTAGCCGGCTTCCGTGGTTGGCGGCCGCTCCGCTCCACGCTGCTGCGCACGTTCGGCAAGTACAGCTACGGCGTCTATGTCCTGCATTTTCCGTTGGTCGGCTACTTCTACCTGGCCATGGAGCCAGCCGCCCGCGTCATCGGAGCAGTGCCCGCGGCCTTCGTGGGCTTCCTGCTCGGCTCAGCCATCGCCCTGGGGCTGGCCCGCCTCTCCTGGCTGCTGCTGGAACAGCGTTTCCTGGCTTGGAAGGACCGCTTCCAGGCGTGA
- a CDS encoding Gfo/Idh/MocA family protein: MSSVSRRHFFQGAVLAASATRVMGANDKVNVGIIGLGGRGNDHQSNYMQIPEARIAGLCDVNQAARERSQTRLTNASLEKAAEYDDMRKMFADKNIDAVSIATPNHWHALATIWACQAGKDVYCEKPASHNIHESRAMVAVARKTARMVQIGSQSRSTPYKMHAMQMLHQGVIGKLYMAKGLCYKRRKSIGKAPVTPVPAGIDWSQFLGPAPLRDFTMNRYKYNWHWFWDTGNGDIGNQGVHEMDICRWGLGEVTWPESTSSTGGKYAYDDDQETPNTQLASMQYPGMEIVFEVRGLLTGPEGGQPVGNYAVGNLFYGDEGWMWVDSTGFQIYRGEKSEKTYEEKAERGPDGTIAHMKNFLAACRSRNYKELHAEIEIGAMSASLCHLANISYRVKHTIKWNAAGMNFGADAAANELLTRKYRAPYVVA; the protein is encoded by the coding sequence ATGAGCTCCGTCTCTCGCCGTCATTTTTTCCAAGGCGCCGTACTGGCCGCCTCCGCCACCCGCGTCATGGGCGCCAACGACAAGGTCAACGTCGGCATCATCGGCCTGGGCGGTCGTGGCAACGACCACCAGTCGAACTACATGCAGATTCCCGAGGCGCGCATCGCGGGCCTCTGCGACGTCAATCAGGCCGCCCGCGAGCGCTCGCAAACCCGTCTCACCAACGCCTCCCTCGAGAAGGCCGCCGAGTACGACGACATGCGCAAGATGTTCGCCGATAAGAACATCGACGCCGTCTCCATCGCCACCCCCAACCACTGGCACGCGCTGGCCACCATCTGGGCCTGCCAGGCCGGCAAGGACGTCTACTGCGAGAAGCCGGCGAGCCACAACATCCACGAGAGCCGCGCCATGGTGGCTGTAGCCCGCAAAACCGCCCGCATGGTCCAGATCGGCTCGCAGAGCCGCAGCACGCCCTACAAGATGCACGCCATGCAGATGCTGCATCAGGGCGTGATCGGTAAGCTCTACATGGCCAAAGGCCTGTGTTACAAACGCCGCAAGAGCATCGGCAAGGCGCCCGTCACCCCGGTTCCGGCCGGCATCGACTGGAGCCAGTTCCTCGGGCCCGCCCCCCTGCGCGACTTCACCATGAACCGCTACAAGTACAACTGGCATTGGTTCTGGGATACCGGCAACGGCGACATCGGCAACCAGGGCGTCCACGAGATGGACATCTGCCGCTGGGGCCTGGGCGAAGTCACCTGGCCCGAATCCACCTCGTCGACCGGCGGCAAGTACGCTTACGACGACGACCAGGAGACGCCGAACACCCAGCTCGCGTCCATGCAATACCCTGGCATGGAGATTGTCTTCGAGGTTCGCGGCCTGCTCACGGGTCCCGAAGGCGGCCAACCTGTCGGCAACTACGCCGTCGGCAACCTGTTCTATGGCGACGAAGGCTGGATGTGGGTGGACTCCACCGGCTTCCAGATCTATCGGGGCGAGAAGAGCGAGAAGACGTACGAAGAGAAAGCCGAGCGCGGGCCCGACGGCACCATCGCTCACATGAAGAACTTCCTCGCCGCCTGCCGCAGCCGGAATTACAAGGAACTGCATGCCGAAATCGAGATCGGCGCCATGTCCGCTTCGCTGTGCCACCTGGCCAACATCAGCTACCGCGTGAAGCACACCATCAAGTGGAACGCTGCCGGCATGAACTTCGGCGCCGACGCCGCGGCCAACGAACTACTGACGCGCAAGTACCGCGCGCCTTACGTCGTCGCTTAA
- a CDS encoding choice-of-anchor V domain-containing protein, translating into MRMGKIQITTKLSICAVIFGASLLANSTGAPTFVTGAPGDGICTDCHGGVANSGTGSVKVELVDASHWTPGQQLRLRITLADPTARRWGFEISPRLASDANQSAGTLVVADSTNTRKVSSAGIQFITHTSTGTYQGTSNSGTWDVLWTPPADVNVGNVTFYVAGNAANNNGREDPGDHIYNSSLTVSPGSGSTPTTTTYALPQLAFGGGWYTALYFNNTTGSAVSVKASFFGQDGSPLTVPDAGGTTKTLDIGPSGTAIFEATNTGALTQGWVKVELPDGVTGYAIFRQSIQGRADQEAVVPLTGTSLSDSTLIWDDTAFATAVAVANPNASAVTVNVTVLDSGGNSIGTSTIDVPANGKTATLLRSLPGLAGMAGNRGLAKFSIATGGLSVLGLRFGGEAFTSIPTAAPVGTSFALPQLAFGGGWYTALYFSNTTGSPVSVTANFLGEDGNPLPVADAGGTSKTLNLSANGTALFEATNTGALTQGWVKVDLPSGVIGYAIFRQSIQGRADQEAVVPLTGTTLPTSTLIWDDTAFATAVGVANPTASAALVNVLVLDAGGNQIGTSTIAVPANGKTAALLRSLPGLSGMVGNRGVAKFSVPAAGLSVLGLRFGGEAFTSIPTVQQ; encoded by the coding sequence ATGAGGATGGGGAAAATTCAAATCACTACAAAACTGTCAATTTGCGCCGTAATTTTTGGCGCTTCCTTGTTGGCAAATAGCACGGGCGCTCCGACGTTTGTCACGGGCGCTCCTGGGGATGGAATCTGTACGGATTGTCATGGAGGCGTGGCCAATAGCGGTACCGGCAGCGTGAAGGTGGAACTGGTGGACGCCAGCCACTGGACGCCAGGGCAGCAACTCCGCTTGCGGATCACATTGGCGGATCCGACAGCGCGACGCTGGGGTTTCGAAATCTCCCCCCGGCTGGCTTCGGATGCCAACCAGAGCGCGGGGACGCTGGTGGTGGCGGACTCCACGAATACCCGGAAGGTCAGCTCCGCCGGGATCCAGTTCATCACACACACGTCAACGGGTACCTATCAGGGCACGTCCAACTCCGGCACCTGGGATGTTCTCTGGACTCCGCCGGCTGACGTCAACGTAGGCAACGTGACCTTTTATGTAGCCGGCAATGCGGCCAACAACAATGGGCGCGAGGATCCGGGCGACCACATCTACAACTCGTCGCTGACGGTCTCACCCGGCTCCGGTTCGACTCCGACGACCACCACTTACGCCTTACCGCAGTTGGCCTTCGGCGGCGGGTGGTATACGGCGCTGTATTTCAACAACACGACCGGCAGTGCGGTCTCAGTGAAGGCCAGTTTCTTTGGCCAGGACGGGAGTCCGCTCACGGTGCCGGATGCGGGTGGGACGACCAAGACCCTGGATATCGGCCCCAGCGGCACGGCGATCTTCGAAGCAACGAACACAGGCGCGCTGACGCAGGGCTGGGTGAAGGTCGAGTTGCCGGATGGGGTGACCGGTTATGCCATCTTCCGGCAGAGCATTCAAGGACGCGCGGACCAGGAGGCGGTTGTGCCGCTGACGGGCACCAGCCTCTCGGACAGCACCCTGATCTGGGATGATACGGCGTTTGCCACGGCAGTGGCGGTGGCGAATCCGAATGCGAGCGCGGTTACGGTGAACGTGACGGTGCTCGATTCGGGCGGCAACTCGATTGGTACCTCCACGATCGACGTTCCGGCCAACGGCAAGACGGCGACGCTGTTACGCAGCCTGCCGGGTTTGGCCGGCATGGCGGGCAATCGGGGCCTGGCGAAGTTCTCCATCGCTACCGGCGGCCTGTCGGTGCTGGGGCTGCGGTTCGGCGGTGAGGCCTTCACCTCCATTCCCACGGCTGCTCCGGTGGGGACCTCGTTCGCGTTGCCGCAACTGGCCTTCGGCGGCGGCTGGTATACGGCGCTGTACTTCAGCAATACGACCGGTAGTCCGGTCTCCGTCACGGCCAACTTCCTGGGCGAAGACGGGAATCCGCTGCCTGTCGCGGATGCGGGCGGAACGTCGAAGACGCTGAACCTCAGCGCCAACGGCACGGCGCTCTTCGAGGCGACCAATACCGGCGCGCTGACGCAGGGCTGGGTGAAAGTGGATCTGCCCAGCGGAGTGATCGGGTATGCGATCTTCCGCCAGAGCATCCAGGGACGCGCGGACCAGGAGGCGGTTGTGCCGCTGACCGGGACGACGCTGCCCACCAGCACCTTGATTTGGGACGATACGGCGTTCGCCACGGCTGTGGGTGTGGCCAATCCCACTGCATCGGCGGCCCTTGTGAACGTGCTGGTGCTGGACGCGGGCGGCAACCAGATCGGCACCTCGACCATCGCGGTTCCGGCGAATGGCAAGACTGCGGCGCTGTTGCGCAGTCTGCCCGGCTTGAGCGGGATGGTAGGCAATCGGGGCGTCGCGAAGTTCTCCGTACCGGCGGCAGGCCTGTCGGTGCTGGGGCTGCGCTTCGGCGGCGAGGCATTCACCTCGATCCCGACCGTGCAGCAGTAG
- a CDS encoding VOC family protein, with translation MILGIEHTAIASPDPAALAQWYVDTLGFVINYRGSTAFFVKAPNGTMIEIIPAEGDRGGNTLKTPGLRHLALTVGDFEAALAELRAKNVHFLSEPSESKGNKVVFFTDPEGNILHLLYRATPLA, from the coding sequence ATGATCCTAGGCATTGAACATACCGCTATCGCATCCCCTGACCCGGCTGCCTTGGCCCAGTGGTACGTAGATACCCTCGGCTTCGTCATCAACTATCGCGGCAGCACCGCCTTCTTCGTCAAAGCCCCCAACGGCACGATGATCGAGATCATCCCCGCCGAAGGCGACCGCGGCGGGAACACCCTCAAAACGCCCGGCCTGCGCCACCTGGCCCTCACCGTCGGCGACTTCGAAGCCGCCCTGGCCGAACTCCGCGCCAAGAACGTCCATTTCCTCAGCGAACCCAGCGAGAGCAAGGGCAACAAGGTCGTCTTCTTCACTGATCCCGAGGGGAACATTCTCCACCTGCTCTACCGGGCGACGCCTCTCGCCTGA
- a CDS encoding undecaprenyl-diphosphate phosphatase translates to MDLILLLKALVMGIVEGLTEFLPISSTGHLILVGDLLSFNSEKGKVFEIVIQTGAIFAIIWEYRTKFLGVLKGLFSDRRAQRFVVNLFIAFLPIAVLGLALNKVIKAHLFKPVPVALAFIIGGLVILWAERRKHVVRIRSVDEMDWKDALKVGLAQCLAMIPGTSRSGATIIGGLFLGLSRQAATEFSFFLAVPTLMVAGAYELYKERSLLSMADAGWFGVGSVAAFLSAFLCVRWLLRFISSHDFTAFAWYRIVFGVAVLATAYMGLVNWTAR, encoded by the coding sequence ATGGACCTGATTCTGTTGCTCAAAGCCCTCGTCATGGGTATTGTGGAGGGCCTCACCGAGTTCCTGCCGATCTCCTCCACCGGACACCTCATCCTGGTCGGGGATCTGCTGTCGTTCAACTCGGAGAAGGGCAAGGTCTTCGAGATCGTGATTCAGACCGGCGCCATCTTCGCCATCATCTGGGAATACCGTACAAAGTTCCTGGGCGTCCTGAAAGGCCTCTTTTCCGACCGGCGCGCCCAACGATTTGTGGTGAACCTCTTCATTGCCTTCCTGCCGATTGCGGTGCTCGGCCTGGCTTTGAACAAAGTCATCAAGGCTCATTTGTTCAAACCGGTACCGGTGGCGCTGGCGTTCATCATTGGCGGCCTGGTGATTTTGTGGGCTGAGCGGCGCAAACACGTGGTCCGCATCCGCAGCGTGGATGAGATGGATTGGAAGGATGCCCTGAAAGTCGGGTTGGCCCAGTGCCTGGCCATGATCCCCGGCACGTCACGCTCCGGCGCCACCATTATCGGCGGTCTCTTCCTGGGTCTCTCCCGCCAGGCGGCTACGGAGTTCTCATTCTTCCTGGCCGTCCCCACGCTGATGGTGGCCGGCGCTTACGAGCTGTATAAGGAGCGCTCGCTGCTCTCGATGGCCGATGCGGGCTGGTTCGGCGTTGGCTCCGTGGCCGCCTTCCTCTCCGCTTTCCTGTGCGTCCGCTGGCTGCTCCGCTTCATCAGCAGCCACGACTTCACTGCCTTCGCCTGGTACCGGATTGTCTTCGGTGTGGCCGTGCTGGCAACAGCTTACATGGGACTGGTGAACTGGACCGCGCGCTGA
- a CDS encoding sugar phosphate isomerase/epimerase family protein, with protein sequence MPNALPPMKLGLNTYCLRALRWNDAQLLDYTASLKLDAVFLQDSLDPKAMDPAHWKEVRAQSERLGLHLETGGGGIMPRTADQFQPAVASLLKNVERAKAMGSPYMRGVLASERAAFPPGPVEQHMETAVKLLKAVRSQVMDAGMKIIIEVHKDLLAWELKQVVEAAGKEFVGVYMDTGNPVFVLEHPMTTLETLAPHICCLHLRDSVVYETPRGVAVQWVPLGEGVVDFKAIMARARELCPNVYVYIKPITGRPPAILPYLEPGFWKMYPDMRGSDLARFLALARQGHPYEGHVVIEDVPGRPVPPEFVEALKFQQKEHMERSVEYGKKVLDLGVRWRG encoded by the coding sequence ATGCCCAACGCCTTGCCCCCCATGAAGCTGGGGCTCAACACATACTGTCTGCGCGCGCTGCGCTGGAACGATGCCCAGTTGCTCGACTACACGGCGTCGCTCAAGCTGGATGCCGTCTTCCTGCAGGACTCCCTGGACCCCAAAGCGATGGATCCCGCCCACTGGAAAGAGGTCCGCGCGCAAAGCGAGCGGCTCGGCCTGCACCTGGAAACCGGCGGCGGCGGCATCATGCCCCGCACCGCCGACCAGTTCCAGCCGGCCGTTGCCTCCCTGCTCAAGAACGTTGAACGCGCCAAGGCCATGGGCTCTCCTTACATGCGCGGAGTGCTGGCCAGCGAGCGCGCGGCCTTCCCGCCCGGCCCCGTCGAGCAGCACATGGAGACGGCGGTCAAACTCCTGAAGGCCGTCCGGTCGCAGGTGATGGACGCCGGGATGAAGATCATCATCGAGGTCCACAAGGACCTGCTCGCCTGGGAACTGAAGCAGGTGGTGGAAGCCGCGGGCAAGGAGTTCGTGGGTGTCTACATGGATACTGGCAACCCGGTCTTTGTCCTGGAACACCCCATGACGACCCTGGAGACCCTCGCGCCCCACATCTGCTGCCTGCACCTGCGCGACTCCGTCGTTTACGAAACGCCGCGCGGCGTCGCCGTTCAGTGGGTGCCGCTCGGGGAAGGGGTGGTGGATTTCAAAGCCATCATGGCGCGAGCCCGTGAGCTCTGCCCGAATGTCTACGTCTACATCAAGCCCATCACCGGGCGTCCACCCGCCATCCTGCCTTACCTGGAACCCGGCTTCTGGAAGATGTATCCCGACATGCGTGGCTCCGACCTGGCTCGTTTTCTTGCCCTCGCCCGCCAGGGCCACCCCTACGAAGGCCACGTCGTCATCGAAGACGTGCCGGGCCGTCCTGTACCGCCCGAGTTCGTCGAGGCCCTGAAGTTCCAGCAGAAGGAGCACATGGAACGCAGCGTCGAATACGGCAAGAAGGTGCTCGATCTCGGCGTGCGCTGGCGAGGATAG